A genomic region of Spea bombifrons isolate aSpeBom1 chromosome 9, aSpeBom1.2.pri, whole genome shotgun sequence contains the following coding sequences:
- the THBS3 gene encoding thrombospondin-3 isoform X2, which produces MESSMRLILLLYLCFPFIGCSARQEPQVIDLLTVSESRHMASVVEKIRSELLTVNDIYFLSTFRLPAKAGGVLFGFYSKKDNTKWLEASVVGKINKVLVRYMRQDSKVHSVSLQNANLSDGNTHTMILRISGLRGDTLTLELYVDCKQVDTSLGLPEMMIIPQFEVESGEIRSGHKAYLRMQGSVESMKLVLGGSMSRVGALSECPFQEDESIHNTGEHTKALITQMTLFNKVLAELREDIRDQVKEMSLIRNTIMECQVCGFHEHRSRCNPNPCFQGVDCMETYEYPGYRCGPCPPGSHGNGTHCADINECSHANPCFAGSKCINTSPGFRCEACPRGYKGNTVSGVGVDYAKASKQVCSDIDECNDGNNGGCAANSICTNTVGSYRCGPCKPGFVGNQTAGCAPKRSCASPAFNPCHVNAHCVFERSGDVTCACNVGWAGNGYTCGRDTDIDGYPDEPMPCIDNNKHCRQDNCRLTPNSGQEDADNDGIGDQCDEDADGDGIKNVEDNCRLVPNKDQQNSDTDSYGDACDNCPNVPNNDQKDTDANGEGDACDNDIDGDGIPNMLDNCPKVPNPLQTDRDMDGVGDACDSCPETSNPTQTDADSDLVGDMCDTNQDRDGDGHQDTKDNCPDIPNSSQLDSDNDGTGDECDQDDDNDGIPDYDPPGPDNCRLIHNPNQKDTDGDGTGDVCEEDFDNDSVIDPLDVCPESAEVTLTDFRAYQTVVLDPEGDAQIDPNWVVLNQGMEIVQTMNSDPGLAVGYTAFNGVDFEGTFHVNTVTDDDYAGFIFSYQDSSSFYVVMWKQTEQMYWQATPFKALAEPSLQLKAVKSKTGPGEQLRNALWNTGHTTDQVRLLWKDPRNVGWKDKTSYRWQLMHRPQVGYIRVKLYEGVDLVADSGVVIDTTMRGGRLGVFCFSQENIIWSNLKYRCNDTIPEDFEPYRRILLEGRE; this is translated from the exons ATGGAGAGCTCCATGAGATTAATCCTACTGCTTTATCTGTGCTTCCCGTTCATTGGGTGTTCGGCCAGACAAGAACCGCAAG TAATAGACCTCCTGACGGTCAGCGAGTCCAGGCACATGGCCAGCGTGGTGGAGAAAATACGGTCTGAGTTATTAACAGTGAACGATATTTACTTCTTGTCGACCTTTCGGCTGCCGGCTAAAGCTGGAGGAGTCCTGTTTGGTTTCTACTCAAAGAAGGACAACACTAAGTGGTTAGAGGCTTCAGTGGTGGGAAAGATTAATAAAG TCCTAGTTCGTTACATGCGCCAAGATTCCAAAGTGCACTCAGTGAGCCTACAAAACGCCAACCTTTCTGATGGAAACACTCACACGATGATCCTGCGCATCAGTGGTCTTCGTGGGGACACACTCACATTGGAGCTATATGTGGACTGTAAGCAGGTGGACACCAGCCTGGGTCTGCCTGAAATGATGATCATCCCACAGTTTGAAGTGGAATCTGGAGAGATCCGTTCCGGACACAAAGCATATCTGAGGATGCAG GGATCAGTAGAGTCCATGAAGTTGGTTCTTGGTGGTTCCATGAGTCGAGTAGGAGCCTTGAGCGAGTGCCCTTTCCAGGAGGATGAGTCTATTCACAACACAG GTGAGCACACAAAGGCCCTTATAACTCAGATGACTCTCTTCAATAAGGTCTTGGCAGAGCTCAGAGAAGATATACGAGACCAG GTGAAGGAGATGTCTCTGATCAGAAATACCATCATGGAGTGTCAGGTTTGCG GTTTCCATGAGCACCGATCTCGATGTAACCCCAATCCCTGCTTCCAGGGGGTAGACTGCATGGAAACATATGAGTATCCTGGATATCGGTGTGGGCCCTGTCCACCTGGGTCCCACGGGAATGGCACCCACTGTGCCGACATTAACGAG TGCTCCCACGCAAACCCCTGTTTTGCTGGCTCCAAATGCATCAATACGTCTCCTGGGTTCCGCTGCGAGGCCTGCCCCCGTGGGTACAAGGGTAACACTGTATCTGGGGTGGGAGTGGACTATGCCAAAGCCAGTAAGCAG GTGTGCTCAGACATCGATGAGTGCAACGACGGGAACAACGGGGGCTGTGCTGCCAACTCCATCTGCACCAACACCGTG GGCTCCTATAGATGTGGCCCCTGTAAGCCTGGTTTCGTGGGGAATCAGACAGCGGGCTGTGCACCAAAGAGATCTTGCGCCAGTCCGGCGTTCAATCCGTGCCATGTGAATGCCCACTGTGTGTTTGAGAGGAGCGGGGATGTCACGTGCGCA tGTAACGTTGGCTGGGCAGGTAACGGATACACATGTGGGCGAGACACGGATATTGACGGTTACCCGGATGAACCCATGCCGTGCATTGATAATAATAAGCACTGTCGGCAG GATAACTGCCGGCTTACCCCGAACTCTGGCCAGGAGGACGCCGATAACGATGGGATTGGGGACCAGTGCGACGAGGATGCCGATGGCGACGGAATCAAGAATGTCGAG GATAACTGTAGACTTGTGCCAAACAAGGATCAGCAGAACTCCGACACGGACTCCTACGGGGACGCGTGCGACAACTGCCCTAATGTCCCAAACAACGACCAGAAGGACACAGACGCCAACGGGGAGGGAGATGCGTGTGACAACGACATAGACGGTGATG GTATCCCAAACATGTTGGATAATTGCCCTAAAGTGCCCAATCCCCTGCAGACCGACCGGGACATGGATGGGGTGGGGGATGCCTGTGACAGCTGCCCAGAGACCAGTAACCCAACACAG ACAGATGCCGACAGTGATTTGGTGGGTGACATGTGTGATACCAACCAGGACAG GGATGGAGATGGTCATCAAGACACCAAGGACAACTGTCCCGACATCCCCAACAGCTCCCAGCTGGACTCCGACAACGACGGAACAGGCGATGAATGTGACCAGGATGACGACAATGACGGAATTCCTGACTACGACCCCCCAGGGCCTGACAACTGCCGCCTGATTCACAATCCCAATCAGAAGGACACTGAcg GTGACGGCACCGGTGACGTGTGTGAAGAAGACTTTGATAATGACTCGGTGATCGACCCTCTAGATGTGTGTCCCGAGAGTGCAGAAGTCACTCTAACAGACTTCAGGGCCTATCAGACAGTCGTACTCGATCCTGAGGGAGATGCTCAGATAGATCCCAACTGGGTTGTTCTAAACCAG GGGATGGAGATTGTGCAGACCATGAACAGCGACCCGGGCCTGGCAGTAG GTTACACGGCCTTTAACGGTGTGGACTTCGAGGGAACGTTCCACGTGAATACGGTGACAGACGATGACTACGCAGGCTTCATTTTCAGTTACCAGGACAGCTCAAGCTTCTACGTGGTTATGTGGAAGCAAACAGAGCAGATGTACTGGCAGGCTACCCCCTTCAAAGCCCTGGCTGAACCCAGCCTGCAGCTAAAG GCAGTAAAGTCCAAGACAGGCCCCGGGGAGCAGCTGCGTAACGCTCTGTGGAACACGGGACATACCACCGACCAAGTGCGACTGCTCTGGAAGGACCCACGGAACGTGGGCTGGAAGGACAAAACCTCATACCGATGGCAGCTCATGCACCGGCCACAGGTGGGCTACATAAG GGTAAAGCTGTATGAAGGAGTGGACCTGGTGGCTGATTCGGGCGTTGTTATTGACACCACCATGAGAGGAGGGCGACTGGGGGTCTTCTGCTTCTCCCAAGAAAACATCATCTGGTCCAACTTAAAGTACCGGTGTAATG ACACGATTCCAGAAGACTTTGAGCCCTATCGACGGATACTCCTGGAAGGGAGGGAGTAG
- the THBS3 gene encoding thrombospondin-3 isoform X1, with product MESSMRLILLLYLCFPFIGCSARQEPQVIDLLTVSESRHMASVVEKIRSELLTVNDIYFLSTFRLPAKAGGVLFGFYSKKDNTKWLEASVVGKINKVLVRYMRQDSKVHSVSLQNANLSDGNTHTMILRISGLRGDTLTLELYVDCKQVDTSLGLPEMMIIPQFEVESGEIRSGHKAYLRMQGSVESMKLVLGGSMSRVGALSECPFQEDESIHNTVNGVVNSILGEHTKALITQMTLFNKVLAELREDIRDQVKEMSLIRNTIMECQVCGFHEHRSRCNPNPCFQGVDCMETYEYPGYRCGPCPPGSHGNGTHCADINECSHANPCFAGSKCINTSPGFRCEACPRGYKGNTVSGVGVDYAKASKQVCSDIDECNDGNNGGCAANSICTNTVGSYRCGPCKPGFVGNQTAGCAPKRSCASPAFNPCHVNAHCVFERSGDVTCACNVGWAGNGYTCGRDTDIDGYPDEPMPCIDNNKHCRQDNCRLTPNSGQEDADNDGIGDQCDEDADGDGIKNVEDNCRLVPNKDQQNSDTDSYGDACDNCPNVPNNDQKDTDANGEGDACDNDIDGDGIPNMLDNCPKVPNPLQTDRDMDGVGDACDSCPETSNPTQTDADSDLVGDMCDTNQDRDGDGHQDTKDNCPDIPNSSQLDSDNDGTGDECDQDDDNDGIPDYDPPGPDNCRLIHNPNQKDTDGDGTGDVCEEDFDNDSVIDPLDVCPESAEVTLTDFRAYQTVVLDPEGDAQIDPNWVVLNQGMEIVQTMNSDPGLAVGYTAFNGVDFEGTFHVNTVTDDDYAGFIFSYQDSSSFYVVMWKQTEQMYWQATPFKALAEPSLQLKAVKSKTGPGEQLRNALWNTGHTTDQVRLLWKDPRNVGWKDKTSYRWQLMHRPQVGYIRVKLYEGVDLVADSGVVIDTTMRGGRLGVFCFSQENIIWSNLKYRCNDTIPEDFEPYRRILLEGRE from the exons ATGGAGAGCTCCATGAGATTAATCCTACTGCTTTATCTGTGCTTCCCGTTCATTGGGTGTTCGGCCAGACAAGAACCGCAAG TAATAGACCTCCTGACGGTCAGCGAGTCCAGGCACATGGCCAGCGTGGTGGAGAAAATACGGTCTGAGTTATTAACAGTGAACGATATTTACTTCTTGTCGACCTTTCGGCTGCCGGCTAAAGCTGGAGGAGTCCTGTTTGGTTTCTACTCAAAGAAGGACAACACTAAGTGGTTAGAGGCTTCAGTGGTGGGAAAGATTAATAAAG TCCTAGTTCGTTACATGCGCCAAGATTCCAAAGTGCACTCAGTGAGCCTACAAAACGCCAACCTTTCTGATGGAAACACTCACACGATGATCCTGCGCATCAGTGGTCTTCGTGGGGACACACTCACATTGGAGCTATATGTGGACTGTAAGCAGGTGGACACCAGCCTGGGTCTGCCTGAAATGATGATCATCCCACAGTTTGAAGTGGAATCTGGAGAGATCCGTTCCGGACACAAAGCATATCTGAGGATGCAG GGATCAGTAGAGTCCATGAAGTTGGTTCTTGGTGGTTCCATGAGTCGAGTAGGAGCCTTGAGCGAGTGCCCTTTCCAGGAGGATGAGTCTATTCACAACACAG TGAACGGAGTCGTTAATTCAATTCTAG GTGAGCACACAAAGGCCCTTATAACTCAGATGACTCTCTTCAATAAGGTCTTGGCAGAGCTCAGAGAAGATATACGAGACCAG GTGAAGGAGATGTCTCTGATCAGAAATACCATCATGGAGTGTCAGGTTTGCG GTTTCCATGAGCACCGATCTCGATGTAACCCCAATCCCTGCTTCCAGGGGGTAGACTGCATGGAAACATATGAGTATCCTGGATATCGGTGTGGGCCCTGTCCACCTGGGTCCCACGGGAATGGCACCCACTGTGCCGACATTAACGAG TGCTCCCACGCAAACCCCTGTTTTGCTGGCTCCAAATGCATCAATACGTCTCCTGGGTTCCGCTGCGAGGCCTGCCCCCGTGGGTACAAGGGTAACACTGTATCTGGGGTGGGAGTGGACTATGCCAAAGCCAGTAAGCAG GTGTGCTCAGACATCGATGAGTGCAACGACGGGAACAACGGGGGCTGTGCTGCCAACTCCATCTGCACCAACACCGTG GGCTCCTATAGATGTGGCCCCTGTAAGCCTGGTTTCGTGGGGAATCAGACAGCGGGCTGTGCACCAAAGAGATCTTGCGCCAGTCCGGCGTTCAATCCGTGCCATGTGAATGCCCACTGTGTGTTTGAGAGGAGCGGGGATGTCACGTGCGCA tGTAACGTTGGCTGGGCAGGTAACGGATACACATGTGGGCGAGACACGGATATTGACGGTTACCCGGATGAACCCATGCCGTGCATTGATAATAATAAGCACTGTCGGCAG GATAACTGCCGGCTTACCCCGAACTCTGGCCAGGAGGACGCCGATAACGATGGGATTGGGGACCAGTGCGACGAGGATGCCGATGGCGACGGAATCAAGAATGTCGAG GATAACTGTAGACTTGTGCCAAACAAGGATCAGCAGAACTCCGACACGGACTCCTACGGGGACGCGTGCGACAACTGCCCTAATGTCCCAAACAACGACCAGAAGGACACAGACGCCAACGGGGAGGGAGATGCGTGTGACAACGACATAGACGGTGATG GTATCCCAAACATGTTGGATAATTGCCCTAAAGTGCCCAATCCCCTGCAGACCGACCGGGACATGGATGGGGTGGGGGATGCCTGTGACAGCTGCCCAGAGACCAGTAACCCAACACAG ACAGATGCCGACAGTGATTTGGTGGGTGACATGTGTGATACCAACCAGGACAG GGATGGAGATGGTCATCAAGACACCAAGGACAACTGTCCCGACATCCCCAACAGCTCCCAGCTGGACTCCGACAACGACGGAACAGGCGATGAATGTGACCAGGATGACGACAATGACGGAATTCCTGACTACGACCCCCCAGGGCCTGACAACTGCCGCCTGATTCACAATCCCAATCAGAAGGACACTGAcg GTGACGGCACCGGTGACGTGTGTGAAGAAGACTTTGATAATGACTCGGTGATCGACCCTCTAGATGTGTGTCCCGAGAGTGCAGAAGTCACTCTAACAGACTTCAGGGCCTATCAGACAGTCGTACTCGATCCTGAGGGAGATGCTCAGATAGATCCCAACTGGGTTGTTCTAAACCAG GGGATGGAGATTGTGCAGACCATGAACAGCGACCCGGGCCTGGCAGTAG GTTACACGGCCTTTAACGGTGTGGACTTCGAGGGAACGTTCCACGTGAATACGGTGACAGACGATGACTACGCAGGCTTCATTTTCAGTTACCAGGACAGCTCAAGCTTCTACGTGGTTATGTGGAAGCAAACAGAGCAGATGTACTGGCAGGCTACCCCCTTCAAAGCCCTGGCTGAACCCAGCCTGCAGCTAAAG GCAGTAAAGTCCAAGACAGGCCCCGGGGAGCAGCTGCGTAACGCTCTGTGGAACACGGGACATACCACCGACCAAGTGCGACTGCTCTGGAAGGACCCACGGAACGTGGGCTGGAAGGACAAAACCTCATACCGATGGCAGCTCATGCACCGGCCACAGGTGGGCTACATAAG GGTAAAGCTGTATGAAGGAGTGGACCTGGTGGCTGATTCGGGCGTTGTTATTGACACCACCATGAGAGGAGGGCGACTGGGGGTCTTCTGCTTCTCCCAAGAAAACATCATCTGGTCCAACTTAAAGTACCGGTGTAATG ACACGATTCCAGAAGACTTTGAGCCCTATCGACGGATACTCCTGGAAGGGAGGGAGTAG